A single window of Aspergillus flavus chromosome 4, complete sequence DNA harbors:
- a CDS encoding putative C6 finger domain protein Acr-2, producing MTKGCYTCRRRRIICDNGLPTCRKCRDAGKECLGYQKPLVWVKGGVASRGKMMGRSFDDVAQNTSDRSSEDDSNAAADPPPPEVGAQGQDSLDTGSYDVPQTLASDNTPDAAQWGSNFDLIIPETSISVVDHVPTPRGMVDPLFKDMDSVSRFYISHFHQNVVGCLAFYSNVRNPYRDLTVLVGDSPVLAHALAATGALHYALLASCDFSPTPWLSDGASVTGALPSPQDVEKAVISSMSRRPASKFYEQFLKLKQRTLRQLSLDLQDPLKQNDTKTLAVIMVLALMDAIESGDGAWKYHLEGAKKLLVSRQSKSPSSPTQRMIDWLDAFVFDSCLIMQVMGATLARPGSLSKPFYSSDIGPETLKRLEETAWIGCPAYLLEVIFFVHEGWCVDPDPSTNPPAMNYSSTFLPKGSNPLLQPPTALLQHIQAFDPVAWAEEMQSFLHLPDLSVRTALATIWRAAVYLYTSRVLSRPRAHGRAKSTIPGLPPDHKAITNLLIQQIPLIPVADDHFKCLIWPTFIAGAECTDPSLRPILLQTLSAIYYDVTSVNVRNAAWVLSLMWQKRDSRRAQQQQDGDPFGSFVHDDGEDDFDWIQELDDSRIDWLFI from the exons ATGACGAAAGGCTGCTACACTTGTCGTCGCCGGCGCATCATCTGCGATAATGGCCTCCCTACGTGTCGAAAGTGTCGGGATGCGGGGAAAGAATGCCTGGGCTATCAGAAACCCCTCGTCTGGGTGAAAGGTGGTGTGGCCAGTCGGGGAAAAATGATGGGACGCAGCTTTGATGATGTTGCGCAGAACACTTCAGATCGCAGTAGTGAGGATGATTCTAATGCTGCCGCCGATCCCCCGCCTCCCGAAGTTGGCGCCCAGGGTCAGGACAGTTTGGATACTGGTTCGTACGATGTGCCCCAGACATTGGCCTCTGATAATACCCCTGATGCGGCACAGTGGGGAAGCAATTTCGACTTGATTATTCCAGAGACGAGCATTTCCGTGGTGGATCATGTTCCCACGCCGCGGGGCATGGTTGATCCTTTATTCAAAGACATGGATTCGGTATCAAGGTTCTACATCTCACACT TCCACCAGAATGTAGTGGGCTGTCTTGCGTTCTATTCCAACGTTCGGAATCCATACCGCGATCTAACGGTCTTAGTGGGTGACTCCCCCGTTCTCGCCCATGCGCTTGCTGCCACTGGGGCTCTACACTATGCGTTACTAGCAAGCTGTGACTTCTCACCGACACCGTGGCTGTCGGATGGCGCTTCGGTCACTGGGGCCCTTCCATCCCCGCAGGATGTTGAAAAGGCGGTGATCAGTTCCATGTCACGACGCCCAGCTTCCAAGTTCTATGAACAATTCTTAAAATTGAAACAACGCACTCTCCGTCAACTGTCACTGGACTTGCAAGACCCTCTCAAACAGAACGATACCAAGACCCTAGCAGTGATCATGGTTCTTGCTTTGATGGATGCAATTGAATCAGGCGACGGCGCATGGAAGTACCATCTGGAAGGCGCCAAGAAACTCTTGGTGAGCCGGCAAAGCAAAAGCCCATCTAGTCCAACACAACGCATGATCGACTGGTTGGACGCATTCGTATTTGACAGTTGTCTCAT CATGCAAGTCATGGGCGCTACACTCGCAAGGCCCGGCTCCCTCTCCAAACCCTTCTACTCCTCCGACATAGGCCCGGAAACGCTGAAACGCCTCGAAGAAACCGCCTGGATAGGATGTCCCGCCTACCTCCTCGAagtcatcttcttcgtccacgAGGGCTGGTGCGTCGACCCAGACCCCAGCACCAACCCACCCGCCATGAACTACTCCTCGACATTCCTCCCAAAGGGCTCGAACCccctcctccaacccccaACAGCCCTCCTGCAACACATCCAAGCTTTTGACCCAGTCGCCTGGGCCGAAGAAATGCAAagcttcctccacctccccgACCTCTCCGTCCGAACCGCACTAGCAACCATCTGGCGCGCCGCCGTCTACCTCTACACCAGCCGCGTCCTCTCCCGCCCTCGCGCCCACGGCCGCGCAAAATCCACCATCCCAGGCCTCCCACCCGACCACAAAGCCATCACCAACCTCCTAATTCAACAAATCCCGCTAATCCCCGTCGCAGACGACCACTTCAAATGCCTTATCTGGCCGACCTTCATCGCCGGCGCAGAATGCACCGACCCTTCTCTCCGCCCAATCCTCCTCCAGACCCTCAGCGCAATTTATTACGATGTCACATCCGTGAACGTCCGCAACGCAGCCTGGGTTCTAAGTCTGATGTGGCAGAAGCGGGACTCGAGACGGGctcaacagcagcaggaTGGTGATCCCTTTGGGTCTTTTgttcatgatgatggtgaggACGATTTCGACTGGATTCAGGAATTGGATGATTCGCGCATCGATTGGTTGTTTATATGA
- a CDS encoding ricin B lectin domain-containing protein has protein sequence MEAPINDFNGPGLYLFQVQHSKKYLDLDESKKANHTKVQQWEARKHHEDQNWVVAAAGHDEYLILADKAGTCLTAPEKDREPATGNLKSATDKHIRWKFVCAEDGAYFVHSVAHPNSVLDVQGISHENGAPVLVFPLNKQKNQQWKLVATK, from the exons ATGGAAGCACCAATAAATGATTTTAACGGTCCCGGTCTATACTTGTTTCAAGTCCAGCACAGCAAGAAATACCTCGACCTCGACGAGTCCAAGAAGGCTAACCATACCAAAGTCCAACAATG GGAGGCACGAAAGCACCATGAGGACCAGAACTGGGTCGTTGCTGCCGCAGGGCATGACGAATACCTCATCCTGGCGGACAAGGCAGGGACATGTTTGACTGCTCCTG AGAAAGACCGAGAACCAGCTACTGGAAATCTCAAGTCAGCAACTGATAAGCATATCAGGTGGAAGTTTGTCTGCGCGGAAGATGGAGCTTACTT CGTTCATAGTGTGGCTCATCCTAATTCGGTTCTTGACGTCCAAGGTATTAGCCACGAAAATGGTGCTCCTGTGCTAGTTTTCCCGCTGAATAAACAGAAAAACCAACAGTGGAAGTTGGTTGCCACGAAGTAG
- a CDS encoding ribosomal S30/ubiquitin fusion (40S ribosomal protein S30), translating to MGKVHGSLARAGKVKAATPKVDKQEKPKTPKGRARKRIVYTRRFVNVTMTGGKRKMNANPSS from the exons ATGGGTAAG GTCCACGGATC CCTCGCTCGTGCCGGTAAGGTCAAGGCCGCCACTCCCAAGGTCGACAAGCAGGAGAAGCCCAAGACTCCTAAGGGCCGTGCCCGCAAGAGGATCGTCTACACCCGTCGTTTCGTCAACGTCACCATGACCGGTGGCAAGCGCAAG ATGAACGCCAACCCCAGCTCGTAA
- a CDS encoding sporulation associated protein encodes MPHATSETDAPGDNPRRIVLCFDGTGNQFQGNESDTNIMKIYQMLDRHAPNQFHYYQPGIGTYVKGQSSSSGLVRFWPKIKSKIISAVDQAVGSSFSDHVLAGYRFLMRYYSEGDHIYIFGFSRGAYTARFLAEMVHELGLLSRGNEEMVHFAWETFSNYEQSRGNVPQTEKDRELNEFMKKFKRTFCRLGVGIHFLGLFDCVNSVGQFEIPFFRTSYRYIATPAAKYIRHAVSIHERRLKFKPALYMMDKNGLNSDFKEVWFAGNHSDVGGGYNLQKGQKHLLSDTPLNWMVQEVLHLEGSESKLEFQTTNVEDVLRAESVFPGKEEPGTNAWEVRRHTNQPHDCLWFGHASAFLMVIFWWILGMHPFTPHLLFLSFFSFLLFLCVVTILNEALAEILPIFTRLELEKGEWVPRRFPPNLGAPRDIPVEAKIHSSVNEMVKAGILDKESIPKKGGDNPNLPNPASVVSTLKRARKSLARPKAPPEDSVAEGPGNDAHKVHENGSMKGIKGVHKGKGVNGVNGVHELNSVNDVNGKGLNGAVES; translated from the exons ATGCCACACGCGACAAGCGAAACAGATGCTCCTGGGGACAACCCACGTCGGATTGTCTTGTGTTTCGACGGCACAGGCAACCAGTTCCAAGGAAATGAGTCAGACACAAATATCATGAAGATTTATCAAATGCTGGATCGACACGCTCCAAATCAATTTCACTATTACCAAC CCGGTATCGGGACCTACGTCAAAGGCCAGTCCTCCAGCTCTGGACTGGTTCGATTCTGGCCCAAGATCAAATCCAAGATCATCAGCGCTGTTGATCAAGCAGTTGGCTCATCGTTTAGCGATCATGTCCTTGCCGGCTATCGTTTTCTCATGCGTTACTATTCTGAAGGTGATCATATCTACATCTTTGGGTTCTCCCGTGGTGCCTACACTGCACGATTCCTCGCGGAGATGGTTCATGAATTGGGTCTTCTGTCCAGAGGAAATGAGGAAATGGTTCATTTCGCCTGGGAGACATTCAGCAACTATGAACAATCCCGCGGCAATGTTCCTCAGACCGAAAAGGATCGGGAGCTGAATGAGTTCATGAAGAAGTTCAAGAGAACCTTTTGCCGACTGGGCGTGGGTATACACTTCCTTGGCTTGTTCGACTGTGTCAATAGTGTGGGTCAGTTTGAGATCCCCTTTTTTCGCACGTCATATCGATACATCGCGACGCCCGCCGCCAAGTACATTCGACACGCAGTGTCTATCCATGAGAGACGGCTGAAGTTCAAGCCCGCCCTCTACATGATGGACAAGAATGGGCTCAATTCCGACTTCAAGGAAGTGTGGTTTGCGGGGAACCACAGCGATGTGGGCGGCGGATACAATCTCCAGAAAGGCCAGAAACATTTGCTTTCTGATACACCATTGAATTGGATGGTCCAGGAAGTTCTGCACCTGGAAGGCTCGGAAAGTAAGCTGGAATTTCAAACGACTAATGTCGAAGATGTCTTGAGAGCTGAAAGCGTGTTTCCCGGGAAGGAGGAGCCGGGGACCAATGCGTGGGAAGTCAGGCGTCACACTAATCAGCCACATGATTGTCTCTGGTTCGGACATGCATCGGCTTTCTTGATGGTTATCTTCTGGTGGATCCTCGGTATGCACCCTTTTACTCCCCaccttctgttcctttctttcttttcctttcttctttttctttgcgtTGTGACTATACTGAATGAAGCCCTGGCAGAGATACTACCTATCTTCACCCGATTAGAACTGGAGAAAGGAGAGTGGGTTCCCAGAAGGTTTCCACCCAACTTGGGAGCCCCGCGGGATATTCCAGTCGAAGCCAAGATCCATTCGAGTGTGAACGAGATGGTCAAAGCGGGGATTCTAGACAAAGAGTCAATCCCCAAGAAGGGTGGCGACAATCCCAATCTGCCCAACCCCGCAAGTGTCGTTTCGACTTTGAAGAGGGCCAGGAAAAGCCTGGCGCGCCCAAAAGCACCTCCCGAGGATTCCGTAGCTGAGGGCCCTGGCAATGATGCGCACAAGGTGCATGAGAATGGATCGATGAAGGGGATCAAAGGAGTGCATAAAGGGAAGGGGGTCAATGGTGTGAATGGAGTGCATGAACTGAATAGCGTAAATGACGTGAACGGGAAAGGTCTGAATGGGGCTGTGGAGAGCTGA